A window from Pyrococcus yayanosii CH1 encodes these proteins:
- a CDS encoding aminotransferase-like domain-containing protein, whose product MEENLRKKLESGPLNFESYFSQKALGMKASEIRELLKLVETSNVISLAGGLPNPKTFPIDILKEILEEVITEHADKALQYGTTKGFTPLRLAIAKWLRKRYDIPTSKVDIMITSGSQQALDLIGRVFIDPGDIVVVEAPTYLAALQAFSFYEPTYIQIPLDDEGMKTDVLEERLRKLKAEGKKVKLVYTVPTFQNPAGVTMAEERRKHLIELASEFDFIIVEDDPYGELRYSGKPVPKVKALDDEGRVLYLGTFSKILSPGFRLGWIAGEPHFIRKLEIAKQSVDLCTNAFGQVVAWRYLDGGHLERHIPKIIEFYKPRRDAMLDALERYMPEGVRWTRPEGGMFVWVTLPENINATAMLERAVAKGVAYVPGEAFYAHRDVKNTMRLNFTYVDEAQIEEGIKRLAETIKELL is encoded by the coding sequence ATGGAAGAAAACCTTAGGAAGAAGCTCGAAAGCGGCCCCCTAAATTTTGAGAGTTACTTTTCACAGAAGGCCTTGGGAATGAAGGCCTCAGAGATTAGAGAGCTACTCAAGCTCGTCGAGACTAGCAACGTTATAAGCCTCGCGGGCGGCCTTCCCAATCCGAAGACGTTCCCAATTGACATACTTAAGGAGATACTGGAGGAAGTCATAACCGAGCACGCTGACAAGGCCCTCCAGTATGGAACCACGAAGGGGTTCACTCCCCTCAGGCTCGCCATAGCTAAGTGGCTCAGGAAGCGCTACGATATCCCGACATCGAAGGTTGATATAATGATCACTAGCGGCTCTCAGCAAGCCCTGGACCTCATAGGCAGGGTCTTCATAGATCCGGGTGACATCGTCGTCGTAGAGGCTCCAACTTATCTGGCGGCCCTCCAGGCCTTCAGCTTCTACGAACCCACTTACATCCAGATACCCCTCGATGACGAGGGAATGAAGACGGACGTCCTTGAGGAAAGGCTCAGGAAGCTCAAGGCCGAGGGTAAAAAGGTCAAGCTCGTTTACACCGTCCCGACCTTCCAGAATCCAGCAGGCGTCACCATGGCAGAGGAGAGGAGGAAGCACCTCATCGAGCTCGCGAGCGAGTTCGACTTCATAATCGTCGAGGACGACCCCTACGGGGAGCTTAGGTATTCGGGCAAGCCCGTGCCCAAGGTAAAGGCCCTCGACGATGAGGGCAGGGTCCTATACCTCGGAACGTTCTCGAAGATACTCTCTCCCGGCTTCAGGCTTGGATGGATTGCCGGAGAGCCCCACTTCATAAGGAAGCTGGAGATAGCGAAGCAGAGCGTTGACCTCTGCACCAACGCCTTCGGCCAAGTCGTTGCCTGGCGCTACCTCGACGGGGGCCACCTCGAGAGGCACATACCCAAGATAATCGAGTTCTACAAGCCGAGGAGGGACGCGATGCTGGACGCCCTAGAGAGGTACATGCCTGAGGGCGTCAGGTGGACGAGGCCTGAAGGTGGCATGTTCGTCTGGGTAACGCTCCCAGAAAATATAAACGCCACGGCCATGCTGGAAAGGGCCGTCGCCAAAGGCGTCGCCTACGTGCCCGGAGAGGCCTTCTACGCCCACAGGGACGTTAAGAACACCATGCGCCTCAACTTCACCTACGTCGACGAGGCCCAGATTGAGGAGGGCATCAAGAGGCTTGCCGAAACCATAAAAGAACTCCTCTGA
- a CDS encoding extracellular solute-binding protein, translating to MKAEVIWLVALLFLGVAASGCIGGTGTETQAPSTEVQLTGDFTKDVIEIGKVLEANGINEVKFSAWGSGDPNSVMRVYGIVEAARRINRIWEENGINVRIVITETHYVASFQDAYKDYLSKQPLGQAGDFFVNSYAFLPTLAEEGYILDITDYAYAYKGLIDDFYPSLIEASKYKGRLYGLPQDTEARPLYVRKDVAEKIGLDVNSLPEKVKNGEFTWSDVYYWAKKAKESGAAEWGLIHRKGSAHPDLIQFIFAFGGKLYDEETGKLVVDVPAVYKWLYVEWKFAQDGLLPKDIMSWDWAKQIHPTIVEGRTLFDIGGTWYWTEWQTKQYYHGRGLKPEEVKDWFAYTLFPAGEKGLKPVTLSQPFVWMINSKAGQQNPKYDELKDVYHKLAFLILVKASDPDINAIHSVISAHLPVRKEAAKLIKDEKWLNNLKNLNLDLDQEVKENIKDIVKATVNPINAQFLADVSYMLEYTHFAPAHPKYPALADIFKEAVDKVLRGEMTPKEAVDYIIQKVQADPELAQNVEIVGEIPENWTFP from the coding sequence GTGAAGGCTGAGGTCATATGGTTGGTAGCTCTTTTGTTTCTCGGTGTGGCGGCCAGCGGCTGCATAGGGGGCACCGGGACGGAGACCCAGGCCCCCTCGACCGAGGTTCAGCTGACGGGGGACTTTACGAAGGACGTCATAGAAATAGGAAAGGTCCTTGAGGCCAACGGAATAAACGAGGTCAAATTCTCGGCCTGGGGTTCCGGCGACCCCAACAGCGTCATGAGAGTTTATGGCATAGTGGAGGCGGCCAGAAGGATAAACAGGATTTGGGAAGAGAACGGGATAAACGTCAGAATTGTCATAACTGAAACCCATTACGTTGCATCCTTCCAGGATGCCTACAAGGATTACCTCAGCAAGCAGCCCCTTGGACAGGCCGGCGACTTCTTCGTGAACAGCTACGCCTTCCTACCGACTCTGGCCGAGGAGGGCTACATCCTTGACATAACCGACTACGCCTACGCCTACAAGGGTCTCATAGACGACTTCTACCCCTCCCTCATAGAGGCCTCCAAGTACAAGGGAAGGCTTTATGGCCTACCTCAAGACACCGAGGCAAGGCCCCTCTACGTCAGGAAGGACGTGGCTGAGAAGATAGGCCTCGACGTGAACAGTCTGCCCGAAAAAGTGAAGAACGGAGAGTTCACCTGGAGTGACGTCTACTACTGGGCTAAAAAGGCAAAAGAAAGTGGAGCCGCTGAGTGGGGACTGATTCACAGGAAGGGCTCGGCCCACCCAGACCTCATACAGTTCATCTTCGCCTTCGGCGGAAAGCTTTACGATGAGGAGACCGGGAAGCTCGTCGTTGATGTCCCAGCCGTTTACAAGTGGCTCTACGTCGAGTGGAAGTTCGCCCAGGACGGCCTGCTTCCAAAGGATATTATGAGCTGGGATTGGGCCAAGCAGATACACCCCACCATAGTCGAGGGCAGAACGCTGTTCGACATAGGTGGAACTTGGTACTGGACGGAGTGGCAGACCAAGCAGTACTACCATGGCAGGGGCCTCAAGCCCGAGGAAGTGAAGGATTGGTTCGCGTACACGCTCTTCCCCGCCGGTGAGAAGGGCCTTAAGCCCGTTACGCTCAGCCAGCCCTTCGTCTGGATGATAAACTCCAAGGCAGGCCAGCAGAACCCCAAGTACGACGAGCTCAAGGACGTCTATCACAAGCTGGCGTTCCTCATTCTCGTAAAGGCCAGCGACCCCGATATAAACGCCATACACAGCGTCATCTCAGCCCACCTGCCCGTCAGGAAAGAAGCGGCAAAGCTAATCAAGGACGAGAAGTGGCTCAACAACCTCAAGAACCTTAACCTCGACTTAGACCAAGAGGTCAAGGAGAACATCAAGGACATCGTGAAGGCCACGGTAAACCCGATAAACGCCCAGTTCCTCGCCGACGTCAGCTACATGCTTGAGTACACACACTTCGCCCCGGCCCATCCCAAGTACCCGGCGCTGGCTGACATCTTCAAGGAGGCCGTTGACAAGGTCCTCAGGGGTGAGATGACGCCCAAGGAGGCCGTAGATTACATAATCCAGAAGGTTCAGGCTGACCCAGAGCTCGCCCAGAACGTCGAGATAGTTGGAGAGATTCCCGAGAACTGGACGTTCCCGTGA
- a CDS encoding PRC-barrel domain-containing protein, producing the protein MVMRLSTLYGKQIYNTKGNYVGYVDEVLIEIDEGRGKIVALGLPGEKVGIPFERVMAIGDIVLVKAREE; encoded by the coding sequence ATGGTCATGAGGCTGTCAACGCTCTACGGAAAGCAGATATACAACACAAAGGGGAACTACGTCGGTTACGTTGACGAAGTCCTGATAGAAATCGACGAGGGAAGGGGAAAGATCGTAGCCCTGGGGCTTCCCGGGGAAAAGGTCGGAATTCCATTCGAGAGGGTGATGGCAATAGGAGACATAGTCCTCGTGAAGGCAAGGGAGGAGTAG
- a CDS encoding UPF0146 family protein produces MLETFADFVTERVRGKRIVEVGVGFYLKVALRLKEMGYEVVVVDWNEEAVKNAKKHGLVAVKDDIFNPNPQIYENAEAIYSIRPTPEMMPDLLGLARSLRKPLFIVPLTGDPIPPGMRLVEFRRIPIYVYEPR; encoded by the coding sequence ATGCTGGAGACCTTTGCAGACTTCGTGACTGAAAGGGTACGAGGAAAGAGAATCGTTGAGGTCGGTGTGGGATTTTACCTTAAGGTTGCCCTGAGGTTAAAGGAAATGGGATACGAGGTCGTCGTGGTTGACTGGAACGAGGAGGCCGTAAAAAATGCAAAGAAGCATGGACTAGTGGCCGTTAAAGATGACATCTTTAATCCCAACCCGCAGATTTACGAAAATGCTGAGGCCATTTATTCTATCAGGCCAACTCCCGAGATGATGCCAGACCTCCTGGGGCTCGCGAGAAGCCTTAGAAAGCCCCTCTTTATAGTGCCCCTCACCGGTGACCCCATTCCTCCTGGCATGAGGCTTGTAGAGTTCAGGAGGATTCCCATATACGTTTATGAGCCTCGATAG
- a CDS encoding carbohydrate ABC transporter permease has product MKKERLLTLSFFLSPMMVMVILFYLLPLLLTVYISFTRMRNWNVEKYLTDLVGLYNYQRLFYMFQHDPTFKAVILTTIVFVGITLIINVFGGLGLALATFFVSERPASGFRLLWLLPRMSPIAVYSLVWYYFFHGSDIGTLNSILMKLGLISEPIPWGQVVPWGAWSIIIFVNGLVGVSFGMIVFTSALNQIPKELVIAARVDGASAWEISRRILLPLMKWHFLYVLTWQFLSLLTTYPHIFLLVEWDLVNKDYGTTLALYVFNTAFGRGEQDQGLAAAAAVILSILGMLGGLVTLKVLHFEKMIKKPRGDF; this is encoded by the coding sequence ATGAAGAAGGAGCGACTTCTAACCCTTTCCTTTTTTCTCTCACCCATGATGGTGATGGTGATCCTATTTTACCTGCTTCCTTTACTCCTGACAGTTTACATAAGCTTCACGCGAATGAGGAATTGGAACGTCGAGAAATACCTGACCGATTTGGTCGGCCTTTACAACTATCAAAGGCTGTTCTATATGTTCCAGCATGACCCGACTTTTAAGGCCGTCATCCTGACGACCATCGTCTTCGTCGGCATCACGCTCATAATAAACGTCTTTGGTGGCCTCGGCCTTGCCCTGGCCACGTTCTTCGTAAGTGAGAGACCCGCGTCGGGGTTCCGCCTCCTCTGGCTTCTGCCGAGGATGTCCCCCATCGCCGTGTACAGCCTCGTGTGGTACTACTTCTTCCACGGAAGCGACATCGGGACGCTGAATTCGATTTTGATGAAACTCGGCTTGATTTCTGAACCAATTCCCTGGGGCCAGGTCGTGCCCTGGGGGGCCTGGAGCATAATAATTTTTGTCAACGGGCTCGTGGGCGTGAGCTTCGGAATGATAGTCTTCACGTCCGCCTTAAATCAGATCCCGAAAGAGCTTGTAATAGCGGCTAGAGTCGATGGGGCGTCGGCCTGGGAGATATCGAGGAGGATACTTCTCCCCCTCATGAAGTGGCACTTCCTGTACGTGTTAACGTGGCAGTTCCTGAGCCTACTGACAACGTATCCGCACATATTCCTCCTCGTGGAGTGGGATCTTGTTAACAAGGACTACGGAACGACCCTAGCCCTCTACGTGTTCAACACGGCCTTCGGAAGGGGAGAGCAGGATCAGGGGCTCGCAGCGGCGGCCGCCGTTATACTCTCCATCCTCGGAATGCTTGGAGGCCTCGTGACCCTGAAGGTACTTCACTTTGAAAAGATGATAAAGAAGCCTAGGGGGGACTTCTAA
- the speE gene encoding polyamine aminopropyltransferase has protein sequence MEFIEWYPRGYGVAFKVKEKIFEGKSGYQEIKVYETEGFGRLLVLDGTVQLVTKGEESYHEPLVHPAMFAHPNPKRVLVIGGGDGGTIREVLRHESVEKAVMVEIDKIVVEVSMEYIQIDGGLLRRMLEGKEDRAELIIGDGVRYLRENGNFDVIIVDSTDPVGPAEMLFSESFYKDAYRALNDPGIYVTQAGSVYLFTDELVSAYKAMKNVFDRVYYYSFPVIGYASPWAFLVGIKGDLDFRRIDLERAKKLSLKYYDPERHETLFQMPKYVREMLV, from the coding sequence ATGGAGTTCATCGAATGGTATCCCAGGGGATATGGCGTCGCGTTCAAGGTCAAAGAAAAGATCTTCGAGGGAAAGAGCGGATACCAAGAGATAAAGGTCTACGAAACCGAGGGATTCGGCAGGCTCCTCGTCCTCGATGGGACCGTCCAGCTGGTAACTAAGGGAGAAGAAAGTTACCACGAGCCCCTCGTCCATCCGGCTATGTTTGCTCATCCAAACCCAAAGAGGGTCCTCGTGATAGGTGGGGGAGATGGAGGGACTATAAGGGAGGTTCTTCGACACGAGAGTGTTGAAAAGGCCGTTATGGTGGAGATAGATAAGATAGTCGTAGAGGTTTCCATGGAATATATACAGATAGATGGCGGGCTCCTAAGAAGGATGCTCGAGGGAAAGGAGGACAGGGCCGAGTTAATCATAGGAGACGGTGTCAGGTACCTGAGGGAGAACGGAAACTTCGACGTTATAATAGTTGACTCGACGGATCCCGTAGGTCCAGCGGAGATGCTCTTCAGCGAGTCCTTTTACAAGGACGCCTACAGAGCTCTCAACGATCCAGGCATTTATGTGACACAGGCAGGAAGCGTTTATCTATTTACGGATGAGCTGGTATCAGCTTACAAGGCAATGAAGAATGTCTTCGACAGAGTTTACTATTACAGCTTTCCGGTAATAGGCTACGCATCGCCCTGGGCTTTCCTAGTGGGGATTAAGGGGGACTTAGACTTCAGGAGGATTGACCTCGAGAGGGCGAAGAAGCTCTCCCTGAAGTATTACGACCCTGAGAGGCACGAAACACTCTTTCAGATGCCCAAATACGTCAGGGAGATGCTCGTCTAA
- the trmBL1 gene encoding HTH-type sugar sensing transcriptional regulator TrmBL1, protein MFENEIIQKLQRLGLTKYESLAYLTLVKLGPSKATDVTRESGIPHTRIYDVLSSLHRKGFVDVMHGNPRLYSPVNPEIVLEKIKEDLTKDIEALKKAFKELYRSTHGEDIPEIWTIHGFENTVERSEYIIRSAKHEVLINAPLEFLTLLRNEIEKKNSDVIMVVISNFDENIPEWLRKDNIIVARSGQAPWLMATWIIGDVDYALFFGTLPKDRGRERFYSFWAKSPRLIQNYVHWFYTMYFDNSTLVKSINYEELKKPLIFTHIRTLITVLRFVELPKPVEIVGRLVDGKKPVTLRGKIIDFEYTPLTANITVEDEKGKRWKVGGLGSYLEDIEGETFILLD, encoded by the coding sequence ATGTTTGAAAATGAGATAATTCAGAAACTTCAAAGGCTCGGGCTCACGAAGTATGAGAGCCTCGCCTATCTGACGCTTGTAAAGCTTGGTCCCAGTAAGGCCACTGACGTGACGAGAGAAAGTGGGATACCTCACACAAGGATATATGATGTTTTGAGCTCCCTTCATAGGAAGGGATTCGTTGATGTTATGCATGGAAATCCAAGGTTGTACAGCCCGGTAAATCCCGAGATAGTTCTGGAGAAGATTAAGGAAGATTTAACAAAGGACATAGAGGCACTGAAAAAGGCCTTCAAGGAGCTTTACAGGAGCACGCACGGGGAGGACATCCCAGAGATTTGGACGATTCATGGCTTTGAAAACACCGTTGAGAGAAGTGAATACATAATTCGCTCGGCCAAACATGAGGTTCTCATAAACGCTCCCCTTGAGTTCTTGACTCTCTTAAGAAACGAGATAGAGAAGAAGAACAGTGATGTTATAATGGTAGTAATAAGCAACTTTGACGAGAACATCCCCGAATGGCTGAGAAAGGACAACATCATCGTGGCAAGGAGCGGCCAGGCACCTTGGCTCATGGCCACGTGGATAATAGGAGATGTTGACTACGCGCTCTTCTTTGGAACTCTCCCAAAGGACAGGGGCAGGGAGAGGTTCTACTCCTTCTGGGCGAAGTCTCCCAGGCTTATACAGAACTACGTTCACTGGTTCTACACGATGTACTTCGACAACAGCACCCTTGTGAAGTCCATAAACTACGAGGAACTCAAGAAGCCCCTGATCTTTACCCATATAAGGACGCTAATAACCGTGCTGAGGTTCGTTGAACTACCGAAACCCGTGGAGATAGTAGGGAGGCTAGTGGACGGCAAGAAGCCCGTGACGCTGAGGGGAAAGATAATTGACTTCGAATATACGCCGCTCACGGCCAACATAACTGTGGAAGACGAGAAGGGTAAGAGATGGAAGGTGGGGGGGCTGGGGAGCTATCTTGAGGACATAGAGGGAGAGACCTTTATACTCCTTGACTGA
- a CDS encoding DEAD/DEAH box helicase, whose amino-acid sequence MVVFRIPEGSARVKVERADPKVYFQIYNLLSFRRDFGRWDKAESLYDPYTNTFPVGLLPRVKKFLNSKGYRVRVKDERVVEGVKLNSEWNPKYELRKYQKKAVKKALREKMGVLALPVGSGKTIVGLRIIHELDLSALIIVHTKELLYQWAEKVEDVLGIKAGIVGDNKWKEGPVTVAMIQTLLSRGTDKLENPYAVVLFDECHRTSAAEKFYQVGMSLSQVYRFGLSATPWRRLRGEEMKIEGVVGPVIYEVRAEDLIDEGFLARPRFEIIEYESKMPALADRYKELYEEAIMENEDRNRAIVEKAVELARAGHRVLVDVRRIDHGELLAKMLREKGINAEFLSSQSPNRWEILEKFKEGEVQVLVSTLLKEGVDIPEISAIILAGGGKSDIMTIQTIGRALRPKAGGEAVIVDVKDTDPLLFTHFLERQKALKQYYGRYYPD is encoded by the coding sequence ATGGTCGTGTTTAGGATACCCGAAGGGAGCGCAAGGGTTAAAGTGGAAAGGGCAGACCCCAAGGTTTACTTCCAAATATACAACCTCCTTTCCTTTAGGAGGGATTTTGGTAGGTGGGACAAGGCGGAGAGCCTCTACGACCCTTACACGAACACCTTTCCCGTTGGGCTACTCCCGAGGGTCAAGAAGTTCCTGAACTCCAAGGGCTATAGGGTTAGGGTTAAGGATGAGAGGGTTGTGGAGGGCGTCAAGCTAAACTCCGAGTGGAATCCAAAATATGAGCTTAGGAAATATCAAAAGAAGGCCGTCAAGAAGGCGCTAAGGGAGAAGATGGGTGTCTTGGCCCTGCCTGTTGGTAGTGGGAAGACGATAGTGGGGCTGAGAATAATACACGAGCTTGATCTCTCTGCCCTCATAATCGTCCACACGAAGGAGCTCCTGTACCAGTGGGCCGAGAAGGTTGAGGATGTTCTTGGGATAAAGGCGGGCATCGTAGGGGATAACAAGTGGAAGGAAGGCCCCGTGACGGTCGCCATGATACAGACTCTGCTCTCGAGGGGAACGGACAAGCTGGAGAACCCCTATGCGGTAGTCCTCTTCGATGAGTGCCACCGCACTTCGGCGGCCGAAAAGTTTTACCAGGTTGGAATGAGCCTCTCGCAGGTTTACCGCTTTGGTCTCTCGGCGACCCCGTGGAGGCGCCTCCGCGGCGAGGAGATGAAGATAGAGGGTGTCGTGGGGCCTGTAATATATGAGGTCAGGGCTGAGGACCTCATAGATGAGGGCTTTCTTGCGAGGCCGAGGTTCGAGATCATAGAATACGAGTCTAAGATGCCCGCTCTCGCCGACAGATATAAGGAGCTCTATGAGGAGGCCATAATGGAGAACGAGGATAGGAACAGGGCTATAGTGGAGAAGGCCGTCGAGCTTGCGAGGGCAGGCCACAGGGTTCTCGTGGATGTTAGAAGGATAGACCATGGAGAACTCCTAGCTAAGATGCTCAGGGAGAAAGGAATAAATGCCGAGTTCCTCAGCTCCCAGAGCCCGAACCGCTGGGAGATTCTAGAAAAATTCAAGGAAGGCGAGGTTCAGGTTCTTGTCTCGACGCTTCTGAAGGAGGGCGTTGACATACCGGAAATATCCGCCATAATCCTGGCGGGTGGCGGGAAGAGCGACATAATGACAATCCAAACGATAGGAAGGGCTCTGAGGCCAAAGGCGGGTGGGGAGGCAGTTATAGTGGACGTTAAGGACACTGACCCCCTGCTCTTCACGCACTTCCTTGAGAGGCAGAAGGCTCTGAAGCAGTACTACGGCAGGTATTACCCGGATTAG
- a CDS encoding ribose 1,5-bisphosphate isomerase, which translates to MPLVPEVLEIAKKIKNMEIRGAGKIARSAARALQIQAEKSTAKDAEELWAELKEAARILFHTRPTAVSLPNALRYVMHRAKLAYHGGADLETLRFTVVNAAKEFIHNSEKAIEKIGEIGARRIEDGDVIMTHCHSKAAISVMKTAWEQGKSLKVIVTETRPRWQGKITAKELASYGIPVIYVVDGAARHYMKMTDKVVMGADSITANGAVINKIGTSLIALTAKEHRVWVMIAAETYKFHPETMLGQLVEIEMRDPTEVVPEEELRTWPNNIRVENPAFDVTPPEYVDVIITERGIIPPYAAIDILREEFGWALKYREPWEE; encoded by the coding sequence ATGCCCCTAGTTCCCGAAGTACTCGAGATTGCGAAAAAAATTAAGAACATGGAGATTAGAGGAGCCGGGAAGATAGCGCGCTCTGCCGCCCGCGCCCTTCAGATCCAGGCGGAGAAGAGCACCGCCAAGGACGCGGAGGAGCTGTGGGCCGAACTCAAGGAGGCCGCGAGGATCCTCTTCCACACGAGGCCCACGGCCGTCTCCCTGCCGAACGCCCTCCGTTACGTGATGCATAGGGCCAAGCTCGCATATCATGGAGGGGCCGATCTCGAGACGCTCCGTTTCACCGTCGTGAACGCCGCCAAGGAGTTCATCCACAACTCCGAGAAGGCCATCGAGAAGATAGGGGAGATAGGAGCTAGGCGCATTGAGGATGGCGACGTCATAATGACCCACTGCCATAGCAAGGCCGCGATAAGCGTCATGAAGACAGCCTGGGAGCAGGGTAAGAGCTTAAAGGTCATAGTCACGGAGACAAGGCCAAGGTGGCAGGGAAAGATAACGGCCAAGGAGTTGGCCTCTTACGGCATCCCAGTCATATACGTGGTGGACGGGGCTGCGAGGCACTACATGAAGATGACCGACAAGGTTGTCATGGGAGCCGACAGCATAACGGCCAACGGTGCGGTGATAAACAAGATAGGAACCTCCCTAATAGCCCTCACGGCCAAGGAGCATCGGGTTTGGGTTATGATAGCCGCGGAAACCTACAAGTTTCACCCCGAGACGATGCTCGGCCAGCTCGTGGAAATAGAGATGCGCGACCCCACGGAGGTCGTCCCCGAGGAGGAGCTCAGGACGTGGCCTAATAATATAAGGGTGGAAAATCCGGCCTTCGACGTCACACCGCCAGAGTACGTGGACGTCATAATAACCGAACGTGGCATAATACCTCCTTACGCGGCGATAGACATCCTAAGAGAGGAGTTCGGGTGGGCCCTTAAGTACAGGGAGCCGTGGGAGGAATAG
- a CDS encoding ABC transporter ATP-binding protein: protein MVRITLENITKKFGDFTALDNINLKIEDREFMALLGPSGSGKSTILYTIAGIYKPTSGRIYFDDRDVTEVPPKDRNVGLVFQNWALYPHMTVYKNIAFPLELRKVPREEIEKKVKAAAKMLHIEGLLDRYPWQLSGGQQQRVAIARALVKEPDVLLLDEPLSNLDALLRIKVRAELKRLQKELGITTIYVTHDQAEALAMADRVAVIREGKILQVGTPDEVYYKPKYKFVGGFLGNPPMNFVEAEVEDGYLRVYGNRIPIPAHYKELIEKLGVREVLLGFRPHDAEIVKGETEGLVGEVYSFEPLGREQIITIFIDGAVVKVFAPEGEHFNFGERVTVKIQEDRIVLFDKKTEKALEFLED from the coding sequence ATGGTTAGGATAACGCTCGAGAACATAACGAAAAAATTTGGAGATTTCACGGCCCTCGACAACATAAACCTGAAGATAGAGGACAGGGAGTTCATGGCTCTCCTCGGACCCTCGGGTAGTGGGAAATCAACTATCCTCTACACGATAGCCGGGATATATAAGCCCACCAGTGGGCGGATATACTTCGACGACAGGGACGTCACGGAGGTTCCACCTAAGGACAGGAACGTTGGCCTTGTCTTTCAGAACTGGGCTCTCTATCCTCACATGACTGTCTACAAGAATATAGCCTTCCCTCTCGAGCTCAGGAAGGTTCCAAGGGAGGAGATAGAGAAGAAGGTCAAGGCCGCGGCCAAGATGCTCCATATAGAGGGACTGCTCGACCGCTACCCCTGGCAACTGAGTGGCGGACAACAGCAGCGCGTAGCGATAGCAAGGGCTCTTGTCAAGGAGCCCGATGTCCTCCTTCTCGACGAGCCCCTCAGCAATCTCGACGCCCTCCTAAGGATAAAGGTCAGGGCCGAGCTCAAGAGGCTCCAGAAGGAGCTAGGAATAACGACCATTTACGTGACCCACGACCAAGCCGAGGCTCTGGCAATGGCCGACAGGGTGGCCGTCATAAGGGAGGGGAAGATACTCCAAGTCGGGACGCCCGATGAGGTCTATTACAAACCGAAGTATAAGTTCGTCGGTGGGTTCCTCGGCAATCCTCCAATGAACTTCGTTGAGGCCGAAGTCGAAGATGGCTACCTAAGGGTTTACGGCAACAGGATACCCATCCCCGCTCACTACAAGGAGTTAATCGAAAAGCTTGGTGTAAGGGAGGTCCTTCTTGGCTTCAGGCCTCACGATGCTGAGATAGTGAAGGGGGAGACAGAGGGACTCGTCGGAGAGGTTTATTCGTTCGAACCGCTTGGAAGGGAGCAGATAATCACGATATTTATCGATGGAGCGGTTGTCAAGGTCTTCGCGCCTGAGGGAGAGCACTTCAACTTCGGAGAAAGGGTTACCGTGAAGATCCAAGAGGACAGGATAGTGCTGTTCGACAAGAAGACGGAGAAAGCGCTGGAGTTCCTTGAGGACTAA
- a CDS encoding carbohydrate ABC transporter permease, protein MRDVETRPRKYEWAIILAVFFASLPLILGFSLLILSSFSTDMVTNLDLKSLHFTIENWINVFQGRLAITGGIRTNILRITLNTFIVALGVAGIVTLVSTMAGYSLSRIDFRGRKHLMVLLLLLHAFPGVALIVGVYLLYRLTFPQSPEMVRFYSFFYVVLARGALEIPMSVWLMKGFFDTVPWEFEWSGIIDGASRIKVWWKIMLPLVKPGILAVALFAFLAGWQDIIYVRTFLIDQTLATFIEANIEAEYSHMPLIAAAGTLYLVPTIIFFITAQQLLLQGYSGGIKG, encoded by the coding sequence ATGAGGGATGTGGAGACGAGACCGAGAAAGTATGAATGGGCGATAATCCTAGCGGTGTTCTTCGCGAGCCTTCCCCTCATCCTGGGCTTCTCACTCCTCATCTTGTCAAGCTTTAGCACAGACATGGTCACCAACCTCGACCTTAAGTCGCTCCACTTCACCATAGAGAACTGGATCAACGTCTTCCAGGGTAGGCTCGCAATAACGGGTGGCATAAGAACGAACATTCTCCGAATAACCCTCAACACTTTCATCGTGGCACTGGGCGTCGCCGGTATCGTGACGCTCGTGAGCACAATGGCGGGCTATTCCCTCTCGAGGATAGACTTCAGGGGAAGGAAGCATCTTATGGTGCTCCTCCTTCTCCTCCACGCCTTCCCGGGCGTGGCTCTCATAGTCGGTGTTTACCTTCTCTACCGCCTGACGTTTCCCCAGAGCCCCGAGATGGTGAGGTTTTACTCGTTCTTTTATGTAGTCCTCGCGAGGGGTGCCTTAGAAATCCCCATGTCAGTGTGGCTCATGAAAGGGTTTTTCGACACCGTTCCCTGGGAGTTCGAGTGGTCGGGGATAATAGACGGTGCCTCAAGGATAAAGGTTTGGTGGAAGATCATGCTCCCCCTAGTCAAGCCGGGCATCTTGGCAGTTGCTCTCTTCGCCTTCCTCGCCGGGTGGCAGGATATAATATACGTGAGGACGTTCCTCATAGACCAGACGCTCGCCACGTTCATTGAGGCCAACATAGAGGCCGAGTACTCACACATGCCCCTGATAGCGGCAGCAGGAACCCTCTACCTGGTACCAACTATAATATTCTTCATCACCGCCCAGCAGCTACTCCTCCAAGGATACTCGGGCGGTATTAAGGGGTGA